A region of the Streptococcus suis genome:
TCCTCGCAGTAGTAGTTGGCGTCTTGACGACAGCTGTTCTCCGCTTGATTTTCTAGGAGGGGCTTATGGTTAAGGAAAATGCCAGAGGTGTGGTACTTTGTCTCGTCTTGGCTGGAATAAGCTGGTGCTTAGGGAGTTGGTTTTCAGTAGTGGGTGGGCCCGTTTTTGCCCTTCTAATCGGGATGAGCCTGCACTCTTATATCTCAAGGGAAAATGCGTTTCAGCCAGGCTTGACCTTTACCTCTAAGAAGATTTTACAGTACGCGGTCATTTGTTTGGGATTTGGATTAAACTTATCTGCGGTCCTGGCAGTCGGTCGTCAATCTCTTCCAATTATTCTTTCGACCATTAGTTTCGCCTTGATTTTGGCGGTTCTGATGTGGAAAATCTTGCCCATTTCATCTCATCTGGCAACCTTAATTGGCGTAGGGACCTCTATCTGTGGAGGGTCTGCCATTGCGGCGACGGCTCCCGTTATCCAGGCAGATGATGAGGATGTGGCACAGGCTATCTCGGTCATCTTTCTCTTTAATGTCTTGGCGGCCTTGATTTTTCCGACCTTGGCAACTTGGCTTGGGTTTTCGACCGATTCGGGTCAAGCCTTTGGGATGTTCGCCGGAACGGCGGTCAATGACACCTCGTCGGTTACCGCAACGGCGGCTACTTGGGACAGTCTTTATGGCCTAGGCAGTCAGACCTTAGACACGGCAGTGACCGTCAAGCTGACGCGGACCTTGGCTATTATCCCGATTACAACGGTCTTGGCGATTTGGCGGAGTCGAGGAAAGGGAGTTCAGGCAGACAAGAAGTCCCTCTTGGCAAGTTTTCCA
Encoded here:
- a CDS encoding putative sulfate exporter family transporter — encoded protein: MVKENARGVVLCLVLAGISWCLGSWFSVVGGPVFALLIGMSLHSYISRENAFQPGLTFTSKKILQYAVICLGFGLNLSAVLAVGRQSLPIILSTISFALILAVLMWKILPISSHLATLIGVGTSICGGSAIAATAPVIQADDEDVAQAISVIFLFNVLAALIFPTLATWLGFSTDSGQAFGMFAGTAVNDTSSVTATAATWDSLYGLGSQTLDTAVTVKLTRTLAIIPITTVLAIWRSRGKGVQADKKSLLASFPTFILYFILASLVTTIAGHVGLGTDLFAPLKTLSKFLICMAMAAIGLRTDVFSLVKNGRAALLVGLICWLGVTVLTLVWQAILGIW